In Mercurialis annua linkage group LG6, ddMerAnnu1.2, whole genome shotgun sequence, the following are encoded in one genomic region:
- the LOC126686145 gene encoding uncharacterized protein LOC126686145, producing MLPPPPPPPPPLPPPPVPANQLAISKQPRIHQSLTIDIPTYENRSRKHTILHHPRRHRTNPIVWFGAIICLIFSLTLIFFGIATLVIYLAIKPRTPMFDTPNANLKSVYFDSPEYFNGDFTFLANFSNPNQKIDVRFEYVDIELYFYDRLIGIQALQPFTQRQHETRLETVHIISSLVYLPHNLAIELQKQVQSNKVIYNIRGTFKVRASLGLLHYSYWLHGRCEVMMTGPPAGVLVARSCKTKR from the coding sequence ATgctaccaccaccaccaccaccacctcctccacTACCACCTCCTCCAGTCCCTGCCAACCAACTTGCCATATCAAAGCAACCAAGAATCCACCAAAGTTTAACAATAGACATACCAACTTACGAAAATAGATCAAGAAAACACACAATTCTCCACCATCCTCGGCGCCACCGGACGAATCCTATCGTCTGGTTTGGTGCTATTATATGTCTAATATTCAGCCTTACGCTTATCTTCTTCGGTATTGCAACTCTCGTCATCTACCTAGCCATTAAACCGAGGACTCCTATGTTCGACACTCCCAATGCAAACCTAAAGAGTGTCTACTTCGACTCGCCAGAGTATTTCAACGGAGACTTCACTTTCCTAGCAAATTTTTCCAACCCCAACCAGAAGATCGATGTAAGATTCGAATATGTCGACATCGAGCTTTACTTCTACGACAGACTCATAGGAATTCAAGCTCTTCAACCTTTTACTCAAAGACAACACGAAACGAGGTTGGAAACAGTTCATATCATATCGAGTTTAGTTTATTTACCACATAATCTTGCTATAGAACTTCAAAAGCAGGTGCAGAGTAACAAAGTCATCTACAACATAAGAGGAACATTTAAAGTGAGAGCTAGTCTGGGTTTGCTTCATTATTCTTACTGGTTACATGGCAGGTGTGAAGTAATGATGACTGGTCCACCTGCTGGTGTTTTAGTAGCTAGAAGTTGCAAAACAAAGAGATGA